One window of the Kaistia defluvii genome contains the following:
- a CDS encoding Crp/Fnr family transcriptional regulator, translating to MAGSERTVTRNRLLTALDIEDRAALWPKATRISLDMRMILQRPGKAIEAVYFPENAIASVVALGGHDSRAEIGLVGNEGLAGVPVVLGTDRSPHEVFVQVPGSGLRIEADVFRQLMDDRPGIRTSMLHFAQAFLTQVSYTALANVRQKLESRLARWLLMSLDRVEGDELPLTHEFIAIMLGVRRPGVTLAMHILEGRGYIRTSRSRITVIDREGLEESAEGFYGVPETEYRRLIG from the coding sequence ATGGCTGGATCCGAACGCACGGTGACGCGCAATCGCCTCCTGACTGCACTCGATATTGAGGACAGGGCGGCCCTATGGCCGAAAGCCACGCGAATATCCCTCGATATGCGGATGATCCTGCAGAGACCAGGGAAGGCAATTGAAGCGGTATATTTCCCAGAGAATGCCATAGCTTCGGTAGTGGCGCTTGGTGGCCATGACAGCCGAGCGGAAATCGGGTTGGTGGGCAACGAGGGACTCGCGGGCGTCCCGGTGGTGCTCGGGACAGACCGATCCCCCCATGAGGTTTTTGTCCAAGTCCCTGGATCCGGACTTCGGATCGAAGCGGACGTTTTCCGGCAATTGATGGATGACCGCCCGGGGATAAGAACATCCATGCTGCACTTCGCCCAAGCGTTTTTGACCCAGGTCTCCTACACAGCGCTCGCGAATGTGAGGCAGAAACTGGAGAGCCGTCTGGCCCGGTGGTTGCTTATGTCGCTGGATCGGGTCGAAGGCGACGAGTTACCCCTCACGCACGAGTTTATTGCTATCATGCTCGGCGTACGCAGGCCTGGCGTTACCCTCGCCATGCATATTCTTGAGGGCCGAGGATACATTCGCACTAGCCGGAGTCGCATCACGGTTATTGATCGCGAGGGGCTGGAGGAAAGTGCTGAAGGCTTTTACGGTGTGCCGGAAACGGAATACCGGCGCCTTATCGGATAA
- a CDS encoding manganese catalase family protein, translating into MFMHNKRLQYTVRVSEPNPRLACMIMEQFGGADGELAAAMRYFTQGLGEDDPGRKDMLLDIATEELSHLEVVGSIVTMLNKGLKAQLAEGQLKEAELYLMVGSSGASAKESILFGGAPALCDSAGVPWTAAYVDSRGEPTVDLRSNIAAEARAKIVYERLINITDDPGVKDALAFLMTREIAHQKSFEKALYAIENNFPSGKLPGVERYASMYVNASQGDGDVFGPWNSGDEWDRVDDLAAVMPVDGGEGVATVELSASDKKAASQLAGRTQSDTDTNPTTGADLGAGPGAGRTKNGDMGGVDRISPGPSKKRG; encoded by the coding sequence ATGTTCATGCATAACAAGCGCTTGCAGTATACGGTCCGGGTATCAGAGCCTAACCCCAGATTAGCCTGTATGATAATGGAACAATTCGGGGGAGCGGATGGCGAACTCGCTGCCGCGATGCGATATTTCACGCAGGGCCTGGGGGAGGATGACCCAGGTCGCAAGGATATGCTCCTAGATATCGCAACCGAAGAGCTGAGCCATCTTGAGGTCGTCGGCTCAATTGTCACCATGCTTAACAAGGGACTTAAGGCTCAGCTGGCCGAGGGCCAGTTGAAAGAAGCAGAGCTTTATTTAATGGTAGGCAGTAGCGGCGCCTCGGCCAAAGAGTCGATTTTGTTTGGCGGCGCTCCCGCTCTGTGTGACTCAGCCGGGGTTCCTTGGACAGCCGCATATGTCGATTCCCGTGGCGAGCCAACCGTTGATCTTAGGTCCAATATTGCGGCGGAAGCCCGCGCCAAGATTGTGTACGAACGATTGATCAACATCACCGATGACCCGGGGGTAAAGGACGCGCTCGCGTTCCTAATGACCCGCGAAATCGCTCACCAGAAATCGTTCGAAAAAGCGCTGTACGCCATCGAAAACAACTTCCCGAGCGGCAAGCTACCGGGCGTTGAACGATACGCCAGTATGTATGTCAACGCTTCGCAGGGTGACGGCGACGTTTTCGGCCCCTGGAATTCTGGCGATGAGTGGGATCGAGTAGACGATCTGGCCGCGGTTATGCCCGTGGATGGCGGCGAGGGCGTTGCGACCGTCGAGCTCAGTGCAAGTGACAAGAAAGCGGCTTCGCAGTTGGCAGGCCGAACCCAGTCAGACACCGACACCAATCCCACGACCGGTGCCGATCTAGGGGCTGGTCCCGGGGCTGGTCGCACCAAGAATGGCGATATGGGAGGTGTTGATCGGATTTCCCCCGGGCCTTCCAAGAAGAGGGGTTGA
- a CDS encoding ferritin-like domain-containing protein, which yields MAAETHDIFITGLRNAHAMENQALAMLQPQANRIRNYPKVASRILQHIAETEGQIQRLERLLGDRNETHSSFKDMVMSVVGGMGAIGHAVADDEILKNSLANFAFENYEIAAYNSLLALARELNLQEAIPLLEQNLDEEQAMAQWLQENLADVTLQYAGLRKAGLTAKR from the coding sequence ATGGCAGCCGAGACGCACGATATCTTCATTACGGGGTTGCGTAACGCACATGCTATGGAAAATCAGGCTCTGGCCATGCTTCAGCCTCAAGCCAACCGCATCCGGAATTATCCGAAGGTGGCATCTCGAATTTTGCAGCACATTGCCGAGACTGAGGGACAGATCCAACGGTTGGAACGGCTTCTCGGCGACCGCAATGAAACGCATTCCAGCTTCAAAGACATGGTTATGTCCGTCGTCGGTGGCATGGGAGCCATAGGCCACGCTGTTGCCGACGACGAGATTTTGAAGAACAGCCTGGCAAATTTCGCTTTCGAGAATTACGAAATCGCGGCCTACAATTCTTTGCTCGCCCTTGCGCGTGAACTGAATCTCCAAGAGGCCATTCCGTTGCTGGAGCAGAATCTTGACGAGGAACAGGCAATGGCGCAGTGGCTCCAGGAAAATTTAGCAGATGTTACGCTCCAATATGCTGGATTGCGGAAGGCGGGATTAACTGCGAAACGCTGA
- a CDS encoding DUF6894 family protein: protein MPRYFFHQRRPLGLLVDPEGSDLTGVDAARAEAIESARELMSESILDGWDISARSFEVADENDQMVFILGFKEAYSSEGA from the coding sequence ATGCCGAGATATTTTTTTCATCAACGGCGCCCTCTCGGTCTCCTTGTCGACCCAGAGGGATCGGACCTCACTGGGGTCGACGCCGCCCGCGCAGAGGCCATCGAGAGCGCACGCGAACTGATGAGCGAGTCCATATTGGATGGATGGGATATTTCAGCACGCTCTTTTGAAGTGGCTGACGAAAACGATCAGATGGTATTCATCCTCGGCTTCAAGGAGGCCTACTCAAGCGAGGGGGCATAG
- a CDS encoding general stress protein: MANNQDSSNRGFASMDEDKQRDIASKGGQSVPDEKRSFSQDRELASEAGRKGGEASHGGSRAEEDEDGQSGGQQDGNFAENPERASEAGQKGGQR; this comes from the coding sequence ATGGCTAATAACCAGGACTCGTCCAATCGTGGCTTTGCGTCGATGGACGAAGACAAACAGCGAGATATCGCAAGCAAGGGCGGCCAGAGCGTCCCAGACGAGAAGCGCAGCTTTTCGCAGGACCGAGAACTGGCCTCTGAGGCCGGTCGCAAGGGCGGGGAGGCCTCGCATGGCGGTTCTCGCGCCGAGGAAGACGAGGACGGCCAGTCCGGCGGCCAGCAGGACGGCAACTTCGCTGAAAACCCTGAACGTGCTTCCGAGGCCGGTCAAAAAGGCGGTCAGCGCTAA